The window GAGCGGGACCTCCGGTTTCAATATTGGCTCCATGGGGAGTTTGGCCCAGCCCACGGCACTGGGCGGACTGCCCTTCACTCCCGCCACGCCGGCAACCACTGGAGCAGGAGCCACTCAGCCAGCTGCTCCTGCACCCGCCGCGGCCACCACCAGTGCCGGGCCCACGCTGTTCGCCTCGCTAGCGACCGCTCCagcctcctccaccaccaccggGCTTTCCCTTTGTACCCCGTCGACCACAGCTGCGGCACCCGGGGCCGGAACGCTGGGCTTCAGCTTAAAGGCCCCCGGGGCGGCTTCTACCTCCTCCACGACAACATCCACTGCTACTGCCACCACTGCCACAGCCACCACCACGGCGGCCACCACCACCGCCGGCTTTGCCTTGAATCTGAAGCCACTGGCACCGGCCGGGATCGCCAGCAACGCACCGGCTGCCGCGACCGTGCCTCCTGGCTCCGGCGCACCCACGGGGGCGTCCGCCAGTCCCGTGATGACCTACGCCCAGCTGGAGAGTCTGATCAACaagtggagcctggagctggaggACCAGGAGCGGCACTTTTTGCAGCAGGCCACACAGGTCAACGCCTGGGACCGCACGCTGATCGAGAATGGGGAGAAGATCACTACCCTCCACCGCGAGGTGGAGAAAGTGAAGCTGGACCAGAAGAGGCTGGACCAAGAGCTCGACTTCATCCTGTCTCAGCAGAAGGAGCTGGAAGACCTGCTGAGCCCGCTGGAGGAGTCGGTCAAGGAGCAGAGCGGGACCGTCTACCTGCAGCACGCCGACGAGGAGCGCGAGAAAACCTACAAGCTCGCCGAGAACATCGACGCGCAGCTGAAGCGCATGGCCCAAGACCTCAAGGACATCATCGAGCACCTGAACACGTCTGGAGGTCCCGCCGACACCAGCGACCCCCTGCAGCAGATCTGCAAGATCCTCAACGCGCACATGGACTCGCTGCAGTGGATCGACCAGAACTCGGCCCTGCTGCAGAGGAAGGTGGAGGAGGTGACCAAGGTGTGCGAGGGGCGTCGCAAAGAGCAGGAGCGCAGCTTCCGGATCACGTTCGACTGAGCTGCCGGCCGTCTTCAGGGCCCGTGGGTTCCGAGGGTGTTGGGGGCAGTGGGCGCCGCGTAATTATTGTCTGGTTTTTGGTTGCAGTGAATACTTGTTTGCTCCTTTCTTCAAACGACTGTGCTGTTGAGAACAGTTCTGTGGTCTGGCATTTTGCAttagtaaaaagagaaatattccaAGCACTCTGGCCCTGACAGCAGCCTAGTGGGTGTGGtttcttttgtgtatcttttgcGTATCCCAGACCCCATGACCTACAACAGCACCCTCCCCATCCTTCTTGGCTCCAGCCAGGTGCTGGAGAAGTGCTGATTCGCACAAACACCATCCGTCTCCCAGCAGGGTCCGCTAAGTGGCCACTTGTCCAACACATAGTCGTAGGTGCAGTGAAAAGTCTCCGTCTTCGAGGAGACAGCATCCTCGTATGAGGTGTGTGCGTGTGGAAATTCACCACCAGTGCAAAGAAGGGACGTGTGAATAGAACCGACCGTTGGATGTAGAATTCAAAGGAGGAAGGACAGGTCAGATGAGGGACTTAAATGAGGTGTTGAGAAAAGGGTCAGACTCGAACCGGGAGGTCTTCACTTTGCCTGGCTGACATGCCTCCTGATTGTCCAGGTCTCATCTTaggcctcacctcctccaggaagccctctcgGCCACCCCAAAAGCTGGGTCAGATGGCTGTCCTGTGGTCCCTGCACCGCACTGAGCTCACAGCTTTGATAACGCTCGCCACACGATCTTAGGCCAACCGGTTACTGCCTCACCATTAGAGTGTGAGCCCCTGCGGGCAAGGAGCGTTCCTTATTCCCTTTTGTGACCTCAGCACCATCCCTCACATTTGCGAATGAATGAACAACAGAGATGAAAAAACAGCATAAAATGTTCATCCACAAAATGGCCTGCTGAAATGGCCACGGGTGCCAGAGGCGGCCACAGACTTGGTTCTGAACTTGACCGACGCTAAAGCAAACCTGGTTAGTTACAGTGAGATCCAGTGTCCAGAAGAACAGAAGGCAGCCAGTTGTATCCCAAGTGTCTTTCGTATTTGTCTTTACAGTTCGCTGCACTGTCTGAAATACCTGTGACTGTATGTTGCTTtcctaaataaaatttattgtggAACAAAAAAGATGCCATTAACGTGGATAACTTAGAAGGCTGGGTAAAAAGAGCAGGTTCCAGGTAAAAACCGCATGAAGTGGCCGTTTGTCTGGAACTCAGAAACCAGCAGAACTAGACGACGCATTTAGGCCCGCCTCTGTGCCAAAACGCAAGTGGTATGTTCCTCTGGTGCTGACGGCAGAGGAGGGACACATGGGAGAGTGTGTGCAGGTGACGTTCTAGGTTATATCTTAGATACACGTCAACGTTCAGTCCTTTGCCATCGTCCCGAAGGCGGTAGCTCCGCGGTAGCGGGTGCCATGGGCAGCGTCCCTCTCCATTACCTGGGGCTAGCTGGAGGGTGCTCCTTGTGCTTCAGAGGTGGAAAGCAGTAAAGCTGGGATGCGGATTTGTTCGGGTCATTTCCACACGCCCAACATTGTGCCTCTTGTCCCCAGCTCCCGTAGGCAAGAATGACGCCCAGCAGTTGGATCTGATCTCCTGCTGCGGGGTGGAGAGTCTGTCCCTCCGGCCTTTGCCTCGCTGAGCCTGCTTTTTGCTAAGGAATGCCCAAAGCTTATTCCTGGAGACCTGTGGTCCAGTTGCCCAAAGTCATGACCATAAGTCGTTTCACCATCTTTGGCTTCCCAGAACAAGTGTCTTGCAAAAGccacagcagagagagaagggagccccCAGACTAAACCACTTGATTCTCTCTAAAAGctccccaccaccttcctggcAAGTTGGCCTTCAGAGCCTCCGCGACCCGTATCTGACCCCTCTCCCTGAAgggggaggtgggatggggcAGCCTCAAGTCCCCCTAGAAAGTAGGAAGTAGTTCgtattttatacacatttattcattcaacacccATTTTTGGAGCACCTGCTAAATAGCTGGCCTGGCATCGGGGTCACAAAAATGGGACAGTGTTTCTGCCCACACACAGGTTGCTGGCAGGGGCCACACAGTCGTGCTAAGATTTCCCCTGAGCTTGCATTTCAAATGTATATCATTTGCCTGTTTTGCATATTAAACGCTCATAAAACTTAATTGCTTTCATatagctgtatttttaaatttttttttagattaaaaaaaaatttttaatgtatttttgagagagacagagcacaagaaggggaggggcagagagagggggacacagaatctgaagcagctccaggctctgagctgtcagtccagaacccaatgtggggctcaaacttacaaactgtgagatcaataccttagctgaagtcaagacgcttaaccgactgagctacgcaggtgccccagagctgtatttttttttttttttttttaatgaaaacattgaaGTTCCATCTATTTTCTTCCTGTTCCCCAAGGGATCTTGGGCAACCCACTCAAACACAGTTCAAAACCAGGACGATGGCCATGTGGGAGGGCTGGCTACAGTGTTCTGGTGCCACAGGGAAAGCGGCCCCAACAGGCTTCCTCGGGGAGTCAGGGAGGGGTCCCTGAGATTGCAACAGATTCAGCAGCTGACTGGGTACCACCCTGCGGATGATGACTTCCTTGTCATTGCCGTTTCCCTTTCCAGGAAGAAAACAGATGCGCTTCTTTGCCAGTGCAGACAAATGGCCTCTGCTTAAGGTTCCTCTTCATGAATTAGTACGAAGACAGCCAATGTGGTGACTGAATTTGGAATCAGTGGCTTTTAAAGGTGAATCTCTCCATAAGCTATACCTGCGTTTCTTCTCCCCGTACAGGGATAAGAGTGGCAATTAGATCTGTGGCTATGACTTTCCGTTAAGCTCAAAGAAACCCTTTCAAACGACTGCCTCTCTATGGCCCAGCACCTTCCCCAGGATCATGCCTCTTCCTGTCAGCCACAGCTTGGCGTCAGAAGGATCAGATGTCCCCAAACAGCACCCTTGATCTTCTAGGGGAGGTTGAAACGAAGGACTCCCaagcagtggtgtgctggtaaatgttgaATAGCTGGCTCTCCAGAGAAGGGGAGAGCCCTCATGGGGTACCGGTTGTTGATCCCATGGTGGAAATACTCCCACCggggctgatttcaagctatcgACTTGAGGTCACTGAACATGACGTCACTGAGCATGAATTTGGGAAATTGACATGCACTATCTAGATACAGTGAATTCACCCTAAGAATATACAGAATGGTAAAATGTAATCCGGTGATTGGGAAGAAATGAGTTTTGAGTAAATCTGTGTTTCAGGAGATTgatcagaaatttttttttttttttttttaaagaatggcttGCAGAATCAAACCGAGAAAAAGACCCTAAAAATGAAACCATCCGCTCTCGTGCACTGGTATGAGCCAGCCCCAGCACACCACTGCTCCCAAGTTTTCGATCAACCTTGGAATTACTTGGGTGCCTAAAAAGCCTGCTCTCAGACTCTCCGGGCAGCAGTGCTCTGCAGAACTTCCGGGAACAAAATCCCTCAGCCTCAGAAGCCAGCCCCCAGTCAGGCTTGACTCGGCCACGCTGCCCCTGTGCCTGCCCTAGAGTCCTCACACATTGGCACCGATCACTTCAAACGCCAGTGACTCAcctggtgcacacacacacttcacaggCAGACACCGTCCTGGTCGCACCCATGACCTCCCAAGATTTCCCTGAGGCAGAAACCAGACCTGGTGCGCTGCTGTGCCAGGTTcaggcctggcctggggctgTGGGGTCCCATTAAGCCCCTTGGTTCCAAGGACACAGACACCAAATCCACCAACCTGAAAGTAATACTCGCTCATTGACAAAGACCCTCAGCATCACTCAAATGCCAAGTGGGCCCTGTCTTGAGTTTTGATTCAAACCGactgttaattattttttcttttttttttttttttccaactgttaattttttgagacaaTCAGGGAAATGCGGACTTTGGtttaatgccatttttatttatttttttttaagtttattttgagagacagagatagcacgagggggggaggggcagagagagggagagaatcccaagcaggctccacactgtcagtgtagagcttgatgcagggctcaaaactcatgaaccgtgagatcgtgacctgagccaaaaccaagactcggaTGGatatttaagtgactgagccacccaggtacccctgtagttttggtttttggtttttggttttttaaagcaaatgagttcatatatatttttagagcaGAAGTTGGTTGACAAACTACAGTTCCACTtcctgattttgtaaataaatttttattggaacacagccacaacCAATTCATTTATACATGCTGTGGCTACTTGGAGGGCAGAATTGAGTAGGCAAGACAGAGATGGTGTGGGCCAAAAAGCCCCacatatttacagaaaaagtttgcagacCCCTGTTTTCGAGAAGCATCCTGAAGTATTTACCTACAAAATATAAGATGTCTGGTATTTGCTGTAAAATAATccgaggaggaaagagaaa is drawn from Felis catus isolate Fca126 chromosome E2, F.catus_Fca126_mat1.0, whole genome shotgun sequence and contains these coding sequences:
- the NUP62 gene encoding nuclear pore glycoprotein p62; amino-acid sequence: MSGFNFGGTGAPTGGFTFGTAKTATTTPATGFSFSTSGTGGFNFGTPSQPAASTPSTGLFSLTTQAPATQTPGFSFGTTTPATGGTGFSLGISAPKLNLSNAAATPATAHPGGFGLGGSTLTNAISSTVTSSQSTAPAGFVFGSTTTSAAPSTTPGGFSFTGGSTSQSGTSGFNIGSMGSLAQPTALGGLPFTPATPATTGAGATQPAAPAPAAATTSAGPTLFASLATAPASSTTTGLSLCTPSTTAAAPGAGTLGFSLKAPGAASTSSTTTSTATATTATATTTAATTTAGFALNLKPLAPAGIASNAPAAATVPPGSGAPTGASASPVMTYAQLESLINKWSLELEDQERHFLQQATQVNAWDRTLIENGEKITTLHREVEKVKLDQKRLDQELDFILSQQKELEDLLSPLEESVKEQSGTVYLQHADEEREKTYKLAENIDAQLKRMAQDLKDIIEHLNTSGGPADTSDPLQQICKILNAHMDSLQWIDQNSALLQRKVEEVTKVCEGRRKEQERSFRITFD